In one window of Methanosarcina vacuolata Z-761 DNA:
- a CDS encoding FmdB family zinc ribbon protein: MMCSVGDSFDLDMEGNLPVKDYVCKDCGNRFKGIGKNVTCPSCQSKNVAES, translated from the coding sequence ATGATGTGTAGTGTTGGAGACTCGTTTGATCTGGATATGGAAGGAAACTTGCCGGTTAAAGACTATGTATGTAAAGACTGTGGGAACAGATTCAAAGGCATTGGCAAAAATGTGACATGCCCTTCCTGCCAGTCTAAAAATGTAGCAGAATCCTGA
- a CDS encoding lysylphosphatidylglycerol synthase transmembrane domain-containing protein, giving the protein MSLKMGTLIKIIVTLLLLAAGAYLVRSYWIEIIPVLEEILGTLRETKLRYVFLAILVYLLSVYLFSVRWQQVLYCIGYNLKVTSLVPIYFGAVFVNNVTPGGNMATGESFRILWANKLFGISYVNAFKTVFFERLVEVIPVFLLSIYILYAFPSLEIRLLPSIDNLTLKSIHLFFLVFLAAGIAMWFFRAKLASLFRNIQKNWNQFKQAFIPVLLLSCGVWTLDVIRLKLVALALNVDLSLSLIVTISVLTFILGALPLTPGGLGIIEGGLISLLLYFGLSLASASSFVFLERFISYGLSSVIGFIYLSYYGGFKIWKKLKEEKEEKLR; this is encoded by the coding sequence ATGTCTTTGAAGATGGGAACTTTGATAAAAATCATTGTGACCCTTTTACTGCTCGCAGCAGGTGCATATCTCGTCCGCAGTTACTGGATAGAGATCATACCTGTTCTGGAAGAAATATTGGGAACACTCAGAGAAACAAAGCTACGTTATGTTTTTCTGGCGATCTTGGTATACTTGCTGAGTGTATACTTATTCTCAGTTCGCTGGCAGCAGGTTCTCTACTGTATTGGTTACAATCTAAAAGTCACAAGTCTTGTTCCTATTTATTTCGGAGCAGTATTCGTAAATAACGTTACTCCTGGAGGGAACATGGCAACGGGAGAATCCTTCAGAATTCTTTGGGCCAACAAACTTTTTGGGATAAGCTATGTCAACGCTTTTAAAACAGTTTTCTTTGAAAGATTGGTTGAAGTAATTCCTGTTTTTCTCTTATCAATTTATATTCTATATGCATTCCCTTCTTTAGAGATTAGACTCCTGCCCTCAATTGACAATTTAACGTTAAAATCAATTCATCTGTTTTTCTTAGTCTTTTTGGCAGCAGGAATAGCAATGTGGTTCTTTCGAGCAAAATTAGCTTCTCTCTTTCGGAATATACAGAAAAATTGGAACCAATTTAAACAAGCTTTTATTCCTGTTCTCCTTCTATCCTGTGGGGTCTGGACCCTTGACGTAATACGCCTCAAACTGGTTGCTTTAGCCCTGAATGTTGACCTCTCTTTAAGCTTGATTGTAACAATTTCAGTCTTGACTTTCATTCTAGGAGCCCTACCATTGACCCCAGGAGGCCTCGGGATAATTGAAGGAGGCCTGATCTCTTTACTTCTGTACTTTGGCTTGTCCCTCGCATCTGCAAGCAGTTTCGTTTTTTTAGAGCGTTTTATTTCTTATGGGCTCAGCAGCGTAATAGGATTTATTTACTTATCCTATTATGGAGGATTTAAGATCTGGAAAAAATTAAAAGAAGAAAAAGAAGAAAAACTACGTTGA
- a CDS encoding cation-translocating P-type ATPase, translating to METTFDPENITGLSDEEAAAILKNEGYNELPSQKKQSPFFIFLNVLKEPMLLLLLIAGTIYLFLGEVKDALILLVFVFVVVGITFNQEIKTERALEALKNLSSPRALVIRNGEQKRIPGREVVKGDIIILREGDRIPADGVVLSSTNLLVDESLLTGESLAVRKCEFAGLTHSLKPEQPGGDDLPFVYSGTLVIQGHGVSQVRETGIHTEMGKIGKALGTIAEEDSLLKKETAQIIKTFAVFGGILCAVVVVVYGLTRGDWLHGLLAGLSLSMALLPEEFSVVLLIFLSMGAWRLSKRNVLVRRMPAIETLGASTVLCVDKTGTLTLNRMILNSLFSKGEYCELEKNKCLFEKFHELLEFGYLASQRDPFDPLEKEIKRNTEKFLINTEHIHEEWKTVREYPLSKNLLALSNVWKSPGSGQYVIATKGAPEAIFDLCHLSESEKEELSAHVQEMANRGLRLLGVAKASFQDDSLPEKQHDFEFEFIGLLGFVDPVRPSVAQSIKECYKAGIRVIMITGDYPGTAQHIARQIGLENPDKYITGPELANMDQQELAEKIKVTNIFARVVPEQKLTIVNALKQNGEVVAMTGDGVNDAPALKSAHIGIAMGERGTDVARESASIVLLNDDFFSIVAAVRLGRRIFDNLKKAIGYIFSVHMPIAGLALFPILFNLPLVLLPAHIAFLELIIDPACSTVFEAEPEEKNIMNRSPRNLQERLFGRKNLVLSLVQGISMLAGVIAVFLYALYMGKGEVDARTLTFATLVIANLTLIVANLSWSQSLIKTLSSENKALRYVLAGALSGLLLVLYVPALRSMFRFSLLHGDDLLIVFVVGILSIVWLRLLKSQINNNI from the coding sequence ATGGAAACAACATTCGATCCGGAGAATATAACTGGGCTTTCAGACGAAGAGGCTGCTGCGATACTTAAGAACGAAGGCTATAACGAGCTGCCGTCCCAGAAGAAACAGAGCCCTTTTTTTATCTTTCTAAATGTTCTTAAAGAACCGATGTTGCTTCTCCTTTTAATTGCAGGTACGATTTATCTATTCCTTGGGGAAGTTAAAGATGCTCTTATACTGCTAGTTTTCGTTTTTGTGGTCGTGGGTATAACATTTAACCAGGAAATAAAGACCGAAAGAGCATTGGAGGCTTTAAAAAATCTTTCAAGCCCAAGAGCTCTTGTGATAAGAAACGGAGAACAGAAAAGAATTCCAGGGAGAGAAGTCGTTAAAGGAGACATTATAATTTTAAGAGAAGGAGATCGTATACCGGCAGATGGAGTTGTGCTTTCCAGTACAAATCTTCTGGTGGACGAATCCTTACTCACAGGCGAGTCACTGGCTGTTCGAAAATGTGAATTTGCTGGCTTAACTCACTCCTTAAAACCTGAACAGCCAGGAGGAGACGATCTTCCATTTGTATATTCAGGAACCCTGGTAATTCAGGGTCATGGAGTATCCCAGGTAAGAGAAACCGGAATACATACTGAAATGGGAAAAATCGGAAAAGCTCTGGGGACGATAGCCGAAGAAGACTCTCTACTCAAAAAAGAAACTGCCCAAATTATAAAGACTTTTGCGGTTTTTGGAGGAATACTCTGCGCAGTTGTAGTTGTCGTCTACGGTTTGACCAGAGGAGATTGGCTTCACGGTTTGCTTGCAGGACTGAGTTTGAGCATGGCCCTTCTTCCCGAAGAGTTCTCAGTAGTTTTACTGATATTCCTGAGTATGGGAGCCTGGAGACTGTCAAAAAGAAATGTGTTAGTACGACGGATGCCTGCAATTGAGACGCTTGGGGCTTCAACCGTACTTTGCGTGGATAAAACAGGGACTTTAACCTTAAACCGGATGATTCTGAACTCCTTATTTTCGAAGGGTGAATATTGTGAACTCGAGAAAAATAAATGCCTGTTTGAGAAGTTCCATGAATTGCTTGAGTTTGGATACCTGGCAAGCCAGCGAGATCCTTTTGATCCTCTTGAGAAAGAGATAAAAAGAAACACTGAAAAATTCCTTATTAATACCGAACATATCCACGAAGAGTGGAAAACTGTCAGGGAGTACCCTCTCTCAAAAAACCTGCTTGCGCTTTCAAACGTATGGAAATCCCCAGGCTCCGGACAATACGTTATTGCTACAAAAGGTGCACCAGAAGCAATTTTTGACCTGTGCCATCTGAGTGAATCCGAGAAAGAAGAGTTATCGGCTCATGTTCAGGAGATGGCAAACAGGGGTTTGAGGCTTCTTGGTGTAGCTAAAGCCAGTTTTCAGGATGACTCTTTGCCTGAAAAACAGCACGATTTCGAGTTCGAGTTTATAGGACTGCTTGGGTTTGTCGATCCTGTCCGGCCATCCGTTGCCCAATCAATAAAGGAGTGTTATAAAGCCGGAATCAGAGTCATTATGATTACCGGAGATTATCCAGGTACAGCTCAGCATATTGCCAGGCAGATCGGTCTCGAAAACCCAGATAAATATATTACTGGCCCTGAACTGGCAAATATGGATCAACAGGAGCTTGCAGAGAAGATAAAAGTAACAAACATCTTCGCCAGGGTTGTACCAGAACAAAAACTGACAATTGTAAATGCTTTAAAACAAAACGGGGAAGTTGTTGCAATGACAGGAGATGGGGTTAACGATGCTCCTGCCCTGAAATCTGCCCATATTGGAATTGCGATGGGAGAAAGAGGCACGGATGTAGCTCGTGAGTCTGCATCAATCGTCCTTCTGAACGACGATTTCTTTTCCATAGTTGCAGCTGTCAGGCTTGGAAGGCGTATTTTCGATAATCTCAAGAAGGCAATAGGTTACATATTTTCAGTCCACATGCCCATTGCAGGACTAGCCCTGTTTCCGATATTATTTAATTTGCCCCTTGTCCTTTTGCCTGCACACATAGCATTTCTTGAACTGATAATTGACCCTGCCTGTTCAACAGTCTTTGAGGCTGAACCTGAAGAGAAAAATATAATGAACAGATCGCCTCGAAACTTGCAGGAAAGACTGTTCGGAAGAAAAAACCTGGTTCTCAGTCTGGTACAGGGAATAAGCATGCTTGCAGGAGTGATTGCTGTTTTCCTGTATGCCCTATATATGGGCAAGGGCGAAGTGGACGCACGCACACTTACCTTTGCGACGCTCGTAATCGCAAACCTTACTTTAATTGTGGCAAACCTTTCCTGGTCGCAGAGCCTTATCAAAACGTTGTCTTCCGAGAACAAAGCCTTGAGATACGTGCTAGCAGGAGCGCTTTCAGGTTTACTTCTGGTTTTGTATGTGCCGGCTTTAAGAAGTATGTTTCGTTTCTCACTGCTGCACGGTGATGACTTGCTAATCGTATTTGTTGTAGGGATACTAAGTATCGTGTGGCTAAGATTACTCAAAAGCCAAATAAACAATAATATCTGA
- a CDS encoding universal stress protein, with protein sequence MEAINFKKIMVATDGSPCSWLVAEKGIELARLSGGKVYAVYVVSTAYLAPINGDTFPASVDPYWESVHEAWEKQGQQAVNSVKSLGEKKGVNVEPVLLDGNPSEELIQYAEEEEMDIVVMGTLGKTGLNRLLLGSVAENLVRHSKVPVMVVRDKCDL encoded by the coding sequence ATGGAAGCTATTAATTTTAAGAAAATAATGGTTGCAACCGACGGCTCACCCTGCTCATGGCTGGTTGCTGAAAAAGGAATTGAGCTTGCTCGGTTGAGTGGAGGAAAGGTTTATGCAGTCTATGTAGTGTCAACAGCCTACCTGGCTCCTATCAATGGGGATACCTTTCCTGCGAGTGTTGACCCTTACTGGGAATCGGTACATGAGGCATGGGAAAAACAGGGGCAACAAGCTGTAAATTCTGTAAAAAGCCTGGGAGAGAAGAAAGGAGTCAATGTGGAGCCCGTCCTTCTTGACGGCAATCCTTCAGAAGAGCTTATCCAGTATGCCGAAGAGGAAGAAATGGATATTGTTGTTATGGGCACACTTGGAAAGACAGGACTGAACAGGCTGCTTCTTGGCAGTGTCGCAGAAAATCTGGTCCGTCACTCAAAGGTTCCGGTTATGGTTGTAAGGGATAAGTGTGATTTATGA
- the eno gene encoding phosphopyruvate hydratase, with translation MSYIGLQQDSGEYKIQKIHAREILDSRGNPTVEVDVFTPKGFGRAGVPSGASTGTNEALELRDADPNRYGGKGVLTAVKNVNTIIQKELLGLDVRNQREIDELMIELDETDNKSNLGANAILGVSMAVARAAADSLNVPLYRYLGGSNAFTLPVPTMNVLNGGKHAGNDLAIQEFMIQPKGAETFYEALQIGAEIYHVLGKLLEKKYGRSSTNVGYEGGYAPKMSESTEALDALAQAIEEAGYTDTEVTIGLDAAASEFYEDEAYAIDGKKLSAPELMDYYVELVNSYPILSIEDPFYEEAFEDFEALTNELWDTIIVGDDLFVTNIERLSKGVDMGAANALLLKVNQIGTISEAFDAANMASRNGYTVIVSHRSAETEDTTIADISVAIGAEMIKTGAPARGERTAKYNQLLRIEEDLGEVAHYVQL, from the coding sequence ATGTCGTATATCGGTCTACAGCAGGATTCTGGAGAATATAAAATCCAAAAGATACATGCTCGGGAGATCCTGGATTCAAGGGGAAATCCCACTGTTGAAGTTGATGTGTTTACGCCAAAAGGATTTGGCAGAGCCGGTGTTCCTTCAGGGGCTTCTACTGGTACGAACGAGGCCCTTGAACTGCGGGATGCAGACCCTAATAGATATGGAGGAAAAGGAGTTCTCACTGCAGTAAAGAATGTGAACACCATCATCCAGAAGGAATTGCTGGGGCTTGATGTGCGAAACCAGCGAGAAATCGATGAGTTAATGATCGAGCTCGATGAGACCGATAACAAATCAAACCTTGGGGCGAATGCAATTCTTGGGGTATCCATGGCTGTTGCAAGAGCTGCTGCAGATTCCCTCAATGTTCCTCTCTACCGCTATTTGGGAGGCTCAAATGCATTTACTCTTCCGGTGCCCACAATGAATGTCCTTAACGGGGGCAAGCATGCAGGCAATGATCTTGCAATCCAGGAGTTCATGATTCAGCCCAAAGGCGCAGAAACCTTTTATGAAGCTCTCCAGATAGGAGCCGAAATCTATCATGTTCTTGGAAAATTACTGGAAAAGAAATATGGTCGGTCTTCTACTAATGTGGGCTATGAAGGAGGATATGCTCCCAAGATGAGTGAGTCAACCGAAGCCCTTGACGCCCTTGCCCAGGCTATTGAGGAAGCAGGCTACACTGACACCGAGGTTACAATTGGGCTTGATGCTGCAGCCTCCGAGTTTTACGAAGATGAGGCCTATGCAATCGATGGCAAGAAACTCTCTGCTCCCGAACTGATGGACTACTACGTCGAACTTGTGAACTCCTATCCTATCCTTTCCATTGAAGACCCCTTCTATGAGGAAGCCTTTGAGGACTTCGAAGCCCTGACCAATGAGCTCTGGGACACAATTATTGTTGGTGATGACCTCTTTGTCACAAACATTGAGAGGCTTTCAAAAGGCGTTGACATGGGAGCAGCAAATGCACTTCTCTTAAAGGTCAACCAGATCGGGACTATTTCCGAAGCTTTTGATGCCGCAAATATGGCTTCCAGAAACGGCTATACAGTAATAGTAAGCCACCGCTCTGCCGAAACCGAAGACACAACAATTGCAGACATCTCGGTAGCTATCGGAGCAGAAATGATCAAGACAGGAGCCCCGGCCCGTGGAGAAAGGACTGCTAAATATAACCAGCTTCTCAGGATCGAGGAAGACCTGGGTGAAGTTGCACATTACGTGCAGCTCTAA
- a CDS encoding transcriptional regulator, with protein sequence MTDDSPVNLTEKEYSIIDMLQSLGLPRTEATAIVCLKDCSELRSLHIELVSGLRQPEVSVAMRPLRDRGWVEERSEKKNKGKGRPVKYYQLTLPFSQIVTVLEEEFLKDNKEKIIALKRLRELENTLQN encoded by the coding sequence ATGACCGACGATTCTCCAGTTAATTTAACCGAAAAAGAGTATTCAATCATTGACATGCTCCAGAGCCTGGGACTCCCGAGGACAGAAGCCACCGCAATCGTGTGTCTAAAAGATTGCAGTGAACTCAGGTCTCTTCATATTGAACTTGTATCAGGGCTTAGACAACCGGAAGTAAGTGTAGCCATGCGCCCCCTACGGGATAGAGGCTGGGTGGAAGAAAGGTCTGAAAAAAAGAATAAAGGAAAAGGCAGACCTGTGAAGTACTACCAGTTAACTTTGCCCTTTTCACAAATTGTAACGGTCCTTGAAGAAGAGTTTTTAAAAGATAATAAAGAAAAAATAATTGCACTCAAAAGGCTTCGGGAACTGGAGAATACATTGCAAAATTGA
- a CDS encoding PPC domain-containing DNA-binding protein: MEYATGRIGRVFTVRIDSGDDLILELIKLAELERIESAVFVLIGALKEAKLVTGPKESIIPPEPVWSGFDNAHEILGIGDIFLMEGKPKIHLHAGAGRGDNVKLGCLRGESEVFMVIEAFVFELEGFSARRITDQEQGFAPVAFEQVLDMK; this comes from the coding sequence ATGGAATATGCAACAGGAAGAATAGGTAGAGTATTTACCGTAAGGATCGATTCTGGAGACGACCTGATTCTGGAACTGATTAAACTTGCTGAACTGGAGCGCATCGAATCTGCTGTTTTTGTGTTGATAGGCGCATTAAAAGAAGCAAAACTTGTCACAGGCCCTAAAGAAAGTATAATCCCTCCAGAACCTGTATGGTCCGGCTTTGACAATGCACACGAGATTCTGGGAATTGGAGATATTTTTTTAATGGAAGGAAAGCCTAAGATCCATCTGCATGCAGGTGCAGGCAGGGGAGACAATGTAAAACTTGGGTGCTTGAGAGGAGAAAGCGAAGTTTTTATGGTAATTGAGGCTTTTGTCTTCGAACTAGAGGGATTTTCTGCCAGAAGAATTACAGATCAGGAACAGGGTTTTGCCCCAGTAGCTTTTGAGCAAGTTTTAGATATGAAATGA
- a CDS encoding ABC transporter ATP-binding protein, with protein sequence MTEERPIIELKNLTKIYKNGMEFRALDNANLKIKKGEFVAIVGPSGSGKSTLMHMIGLLDTPSSGTLLIDGKDVTNMSDKERSEMRNRMLGFVFQYHHLLPDFTAMENVIMPLLIAGKSRKEAQEIAENLLKEVGLEDRMDHKPGELSGGQNQRVAVARALSCSPAIVLGDEPTGNLDTKTGDLIYDLLRRLNREYNQTFIVVTHNENLASKADRVIRLVDGKITDQ encoded by the coding sequence ATGACTGAAGAACGCCCAATTATCGAGCTTAAAAACCTGACAAAAATATATAAAAACGGAATGGAATTTCGCGCCCTCGACAATGCAAACTTGAAAATTAAGAAAGGAGAATTCGTGGCAATTGTAGGACCATCGGGTTCGGGAAAAAGCACACTTATGCACATGATAGGCCTGCTGGACACCCCAAGTTCTGGGACGCTCTTAATCGATGGTAAAGACGTAACAAATATGTCGGATAAGGAACGTTCTGAGATGCGAAACAGAATGCTTGGTTTTGTCTTCCAGTACCATCACCTGCTCCCGGATTTTACGGCTATGGAAAATGTAATAATGCCGCTCTTGATTGCGGGAAAAAGCAGGAAAGAAGCACAGGAAATTGCTGAAAACCTCCTTAAAGAGGTAGGACTTGAAGACCGGATGGATCACAAGCCCGGTGAACTTTCAGGAGGGCAGAACCAGAGAGTTGCAGTAGCAAGGGCACTTAGCTGTTCTCCTGCAATCGTGCTTGGTGACGAGCCCACAGGCAACCTTGATACAAAAACGGGTGATCTTATCTATGACCTGCTCAGACGACTGAACAGGGAGTATAATCAGACTTTTATTGTGGTTACTCATAATGAGAACCTGGCATCAAAAGCTGATAGGGTTATCAGGCTTGTGGACGGAAAAATCACAGATCAGTGA